The following are encoded in a window of Pseudomonadota bacterium genomic DNA:
- the yqeB gene encoding selenium-dependent molybdenum cofactor biosynthesis protein YqeB, which translates to MNNRISNLKVVIKGAGEMATGIACRLFMANLKQIVMTEIPKPLTVRRTVAFSEVIYEKEWAVEGVTAGLAMSADEIAKIWKDGKIAVIIDPEWKIVEEMKPDVVIDAIMAKRNIGTKKDEAPLVIGVGPGFSAPQDVHVVVESNRGHNLGRVFYSGAAEPHTGTPGPVMGYTTERVLRSPHEGLIKHVKTLGDYAKKGETVMFVNDTPVQAPFDGLLRGLIREIYVKANEKIGDIDPKATKEHCFIITEKARAIGGGVLEGIMHFFFA; encoded by the coding sequence ATGAATAACAGAATATCGAATTTAAAGGTTGTAATTAAGGGTGCAGGTGAGATGGCAACGGGAATTGCCTGCAGACTTTTTATGGCCAATCTGAAACAGATTGTCATGACAGAGATACCGAAACCTCTTACCGTGAGGAGAACCGTTGCTTTTTCCGAAGTAATCTATGAAAAGGAATGGGCGGTTGAAGGAGTTACGGCAGGTCTGGCGATGAGTGCGGACGAGATTGCGAAAATCTGGAAAGATGGGAAAATAGCGGTAATAATTGACCCTGAATGGAAAATTGTCGAAGAAATGAAACCGGATGTTGTCATTGATGCAATAATGGCAAAACGGAATATTGGGACAAAGAAAGATGAAGCGCCACTGGTTATTGGGGTAGGTCCCGGTTTTTCAGCCCCGCAGGATGTACATGTCGTAGTTGAAAGCAACAGAGGACATAACCTCGGAAGGGTTTTCTACAGCGGTGCAGCAGAGCCGCATACAGGGACACCTGGCCCTGTCATGGGTTATACGACTGAAAGGGTATTAAGATCGCCTCACGAGGGTCTGATAAAGCATGTCAAGACATTAGGGGACTATGCAAAAAAGGGTGAGACAGTGATGTTTGTCAATGATACACCTGTGCAGGCTCCATTCGATGGTTTGCTGAGGGGACTGATACGTGAGATCTATGTGAAGGCAAACGAAAAGATAGGGGATATTGACCCAAAAGCAACAAAAGAACACTGCTTTATTATAACTGAAAAGGCAAGGGCAATAGGCGGCGGCGTACTTGAGGGGATTATGCACTTTTTTTTCGCATAA
- a CDS encoding molybdopterin-binding protein, protein MKKVNVEDALGLMLAHDITEIIPGKKKDVAFKRGRIIEKDDVERLLDLGKRHIFIFDKGEKGIHEDEAAKRIAQSIMDSNMEPVPPKEGKVNIISKVNGLFYVNDKHLYEVNRITDVLLSTVPNRHPVKEGDVVAATRIIPLYTSEKTLRRVERVGEKGIISISPLKYFKVGLVITGSEVFSGRIQDGSYVVEEKIRSYGLDIIGKTLVPDDVEVIGCAINALFQSGAEIVITTGGLSVDPDDVTREGIESTGAEVLFYGTPVFPGAMFLVARINGKYILGAPACVYYSKYTVLDIILPRIMAGEKMHKNDVAKLSYGGLCLHCDVCHYPACFFGKGP, encoded by the coding sequence TTGAAAAAGGTTAATGTGGAAGATGCACTCGGTTTAATGCTTGCTCATGATATTACCGAGATTATCCCCGGAAAGAAAAAGGATGTGGCCTTTAAAAGAGGCAGGATTATCGAAAAAGATGATGTGGAAAGGCTTTTAGACCTTGGTAAAAGGCATATATTCATTTTTGATAAAGGCGAAAAAGGTATCCATGAGGATGAGGCAGCCAAGAGAATTGCGCAGTCCATAATGGACAGCAACATGGAACCAGTCCCTCCGAAGGAAGGAAAGGTAAATATAATAAGCAAGGTGAATGGCCTTTTTTATGTGAATGACAAGCATCTCTATGAGGTAAACAGGATTACTGATGTGCTTTTGAGTACAGTCCCGAACAGACACCCGGTGAAAGAAGGGGATGTTGTGGCAGCGACAAGGATTATCCCTCTTTACACGAGCGAGAAGACGCTGAGAAGGGTGGAGAGGGTAGGGGAGAAGGGCATTATTTCAATAAGCCCTCTCAAATACTTTAAAGTTGGTCTTGTTATTACAGGCAGCGAGGTTTTCAGCGGCAGGATACAGGACGGTTCTTATGTTGTTGAAGAGAAAATCAGAAGTTACGGGTTGGATATTATCGGTAAGACGCTTGTCCCGGACGATGTTGAAGTTATCGGCTGCGCCATTAATGCACTTTTTCAGTCAGGGGCCGAGATTGTTATAACGACAGGAGGTCTCTCTGTAGACCCTGACGATGTGACAAGGGAAGGGATTGAATCAACAGGGGCTGAAGTATTGTTTTACGGTACGCCCGTTTTTCCCGGGGCCATGTTCCTTGTCGCCCGTATAAACGGGAAGTATATTCTTGGCGCGCCTGCATGTGTGTATTACAGCAAATATACTGTGCTTGATATTATTCTCCCAAGGATTATGGCAGGAGAGAAGATGCATAAGAACGATGTGGCGAAGCTTTCGTATGGCGGCCTTTGTCTGCACTGTGATGTCTGCCATTACCCTGCATGTTTTTTCGGGAAAGGACCATAA